The proteins below come from a single Micromonospora citrea genomic window:
- a CDS encoding bifunctional DNA primase/polymerase, translated as MWGNVGPRVVQLSPLERVRLRRVAVRYALHGWDVTPGACLARSRFVCGRAGCPTVGCHPALENWEHAASADPARVATWWRTRPHGVLLPTGRAFDVLEVPTHLGRHVLDAVQTHPAGVGVRGPVLVTPTGRWMFLVRPGDPLRPELDHCFHVVRHGPGSWIPAPPTRLPEGTVRWAVAPEQARWQLPDSYLVQNALIDALRATGVTLTSDLLPGHLPLPRRGM; from the coding sequence ATGTGGGGGAATGTCGGTCCGCGCGTCGTGCAACTGTCGCCACTGGAACGGGTGCGCCTGCGCCGGGTCGCCGTGCGGTACGCGCTGCACGGCTGGGACGTGACCCCAGGTGCCTGCCTCGCCCGCAGCCGCTTCGTCTGCGGGCGCGCCGGCTGCCCCACGGTCGGCTGCCACCCCGCGCTGGAGAACTGGGAGCACGCGGCCAGCGCCGACCCGGCCCGGGTCGCGACCTGGTGGCGCACCCGCCCGCACGGGGTGCTGCTGCCCACCGGCCGGGCGTTCGACGTGCTGGAGGTCCCCACGCACCTCGGTCGGCACGTCCTGGACGCGGTGCAGACCCACCCGGCCGGCGTCGGCGTACGCGGCCCGGTGCTGGTGACCCCCACCGGCCGCTGGATGTTCCTGGTCCGTCCCGGAGACCCGCTCCGCCCCGAACTGGACCACTGCTTCCACGTCGTCCGGCACGGCCCCGGCTCGTGGATCCCGGCCCCGCCGACCCGGCTGCCCGAGGGCACCGTCCGCTGGGCGGTCGCGCCCGAGCAGGCACGCTGGCAGTTGCCGGACTCCTATCTGGTGCAGAACGCCCTGATCGACGCCCTGCGGGCCACCGGCGTCACGCTCACCTCCGACCTACTCCCCGGCCACCTGCCGCTCCCCCGCCGGGGCATGTGA
- a CDS encoding DJ-1/PfpI family protein — protein MPDNPNRRQLLTLGAALAATGLTVGDAAPAAARHSAPAGGEEPLDIAFLVFDGLVPLDLVGPLSVLGATGRAGGPPARLHFVGPDLTPIPGGGGLQWVPTATYDTLPRPDVLVVPGPGQPSILMRDRRLLDYIRAAHPHTRVTFGICTGVLLLAAAGILRGRSATTYWAFADELPLSGARFRRRRWVVDGRIVTSAGVSAGMDAALVVAARLWGERAAGRGQAFLEYDPEPPFDYGRVENLPDADEDHMWSLFQAERARVREVLT, from the coding sequence ATGCCTGACAACCCGAACCGGCGGCAGTTGCTGACCCTCGGCGCCGCGCTCGCCGCGACCGGCCTCACCGTGGGCGACGCCGCCCCGGCCGCGGCCCGCCACAGTGCCCCGGCGGGCGGTGAAGAGCCGCTCGACATCGCGTTCCTGGTCTTTGACGGGCTCGTCCCGCTCGACCTGGTCGGTCCGCTGAGCGTTCTCGGCGCCACCGGGCGCGCGGGCGGACCACCGGCCCGGCTGCACTTCGTCGGCCCGGACCTCACGCCGATACCCGGCGGCGGTGGCCTGCAGTGGGTGCCGACCGCCACCTACGACACGCTGCCCCGGCCCGACGTGCTCGTCGTGCCCGGGCCGGGGCAGCCGAGCATCCTGATGCGGGACCGCCGCCTCCTGGACTACATCCGCGCCGCGCACCCGCACACCCGCGTTACGTTCGGCATCTGCACCGGCGTGCTGCTGCTGGCCGCCGCGGGCATCCTGCGGGGCCGCTCGGCGACCACCTACTGGGCGTTCGCCGACGAGCTTCCCCTGTCGGGCGCGCGGTTCAGACGGCGCCGCTGGGTCGTCGACGGGCGGATCGTCACCAGCGCCGGTGTCAGCGCTGGAATGGACGCCGCCCTGGTGGTGGCCGCGCGCCTGTGGGGGGAGCGGGCCGCCGGCCGGGGGCAGGCGTTCCTGGAGTACGACCCCGAGCCGCCGTTCGACTACGGCCGGGTCGAAAACCTGCCGGACGCGGACGAGGACCACATGTGGAGCCTGTTCCAGGCGGAGCGTGCGCGGGTCCGCGAGGTGCTCACCTGA
- a CDS encoding GlxA family transcriptional regulator, which produces MTAPHPRADGSRDVVVAAGDGAVLLDVTGPLQVFALAAKCGGHYRVRLASPDGRPVDTQEGVRLGVHTALDAVTGPVHVLLVAGCDTAPAGTALVPLAQAVQRVSGRCAVVASVCIGAFVLAEAGLLDGRRATTHWASCRDLIVRYPRVIVESDGMYVRDGDVYTAAGVTAGIDLALALVERDHGAALARQVAQWLVLFLQRPAGQSQLSVRGRARPSRQPALRAVLDAVAEQPHADHSLEAMAARAAVSPRHLSRLFTEVLGTTPGQYVQRIRVEAAQQLLEAGDDPVDVVARRCGFRSVETMRQTFHRVLGMAPTRYRHQVQKGATDA; this is translated from the coding sequence ATGACAGCTCCGCATCCGCGCGCTGACGGCTCACGCGACGTGGTCGTCGCGGCGGGCGACGGCGCGGTGCTGCTGGACGTCACCGGGCCGTTGCAGGTGTTCGCACTCGCGGCGAAGTGCGGCGGGCACTACCGGGTCCGACTGGCATCGCCCGACGGTCGGCCGGTCGACACCCAGGAAGGGGTGCGGCTCGGCGTCCACACGGCCCTGGACGCGGTGACCGGCCCGGTGCACGTCCTGCTGGTGGCCGGGTGCGACACCGCGCCGGCGGGCACCGCGTTGGTGCCACTCGCCCAGGCGGTGCAGCGGGTGAGCGGGCGGTGCGCGGTGGTGGCGTCGGTGTGCATCGGCGCGTTCGTGCTGGCGGAGGCCGGTCTGCTCGACGGCCGGCGGGCAACCACCCACTGGGCCTCCTGCCGGGACCTGATCGTCCGCTACCCGCGGGTCATCGTCGAGTCCGACGGCATGTACGTGCGCGACGGCGACGTGTACACCGCCGCCGGGGTCACCGCCGGCATCGACCTCGCCCTGGCGCTTGTGGAGCGCGACCACGGCGCCGCGCTCGCCCGTCAGGTCGCCCAGTGGCTGGTGCTCTTCCTGCAACGGCCGGCCGGCCAGTCGCAGCTGTCGGTACGCGGCCGCGCCCGGCCGTCACGCCAACCGGCGTTGCGGGCGGTGCTCGACGCGGTCGCCGAGCAGCCGCACGCGGACCACTCGCTGGAGGCGATGGCCGCCCGCGCCGCGGTGAGCCCTCGTCACCTGTCCCGCCTGTTCACCGAAGTGTTGGGCACCACGCCCGGCCAGTACGTCCAGCGGATCCGCGTCGAGGCGGCCCAGCAGCTCCTCGAAGCCGGCGACGACCCCGTCGATGTCGTGGCCAGGCGCTGCGGCTTCCGCAGCGTCGAGACCATGCGGCAGACCTTCCACCGGGTCCTGGGGATGGCCCCGACGAGGTACCGCCACCAAGTGCAGAAAGGTGCGACAGATGCCTGA